A DNA window from Turicibacter sp. TJ11 contains the following coding sequences:
- the mnmG gene encoding tRNA uridine-5-carboxymethylaminomethyl(34) synthesis enzyme MnmG, whose protein sequence is MIYDVIVVGGGHAGIEAALAPARMGCQTLMITGDINRIGHMPCNPAIGGPAKGIVVREIDALGGEMGVNTDKTHIQMRMLNTGKGPAVRALRAQADKVEYPREMQKTVLSQENLEVKEAIVDKLIVEDNIVKGVQLESGEQLFSKTVILTTGTYMHAKVMISDEIKLSGPDGAKTSLGLSQNLKDLGFELFRLKTGTPPRVAADSVDFSKTEIQPGDDVIRAFSFDTKEHLPLEDQVPCYLTYTGEETHRIIMSNLERSSMYSGVVEGVGPRYCPSIEDKIVRFNDKPRHQIFLEPESKHIPEIYVQGFSSSLPREVQEEMIRTIPGLENCRVVKYAYAIEYDAIKPVQLWPSLETKLVKNLYSAGQINGTSGYEEAAGQGIMAGINAALRVQGKDPLILKRSEAYIGVLIDDLVTKGTLEPYRLLTSRAEYRLLLRHDNADLRLREYGRQVGLVNDEKYEAFLHKKAEIAAEKERLSEIKITPKGNTNDYLATIPSSPLKDGITALELLKRPEITYEHIHHLIEEKNEAISQEAIEQLEIQVKYEGYINKALQQVEKVQKVEEKKIPDSIDYDDVPNLAIEAKQKLKDIRPLTIGQASRISGVNPADISILMVYIESGRANKISE, encoded by the coding sequence ATGATATATGATGTAATCGTCGTAGGTGGAGGACATGCTGGAATTGAGGCGGCTCTTGCACCTGCACGTATGGGTTGTCAGACATTAATGATTACTGGAGATATTAATCGTATCGGACATATGCCATGTAATCCAGCCATTGGTGGACCTGCCAAAGGAATTGTTGTGCGTGAAATTGATGCATTAGGTGGAGAAATGGGAGTTAACACAGATAAAACCCATATTCAAATGCGTATGTTAAACACAGGAAAAGGTCCTGCGGTACGTGCTCTTCGTGCACAGGCTGACAAAGTAGAGTATCCACGTGAAATGCAAAAAACGGTGTTATCTCAGGAAAACCTAGAAGTTAAAGAAGCCATTGTGGATAAGTTGATAGTAGAAGATAATATCGTTAAGGGAGTTCAACTGGAATCAGGTGAACAACTTTTTTCAAAAACGGTTATTTTAACAACGGGAACATACATGCACGCTAAAGTTATGATTAGTGATGAAATCAAATTAAGTGGACCTGATGGGGCTAAAACTTCATTAGGATTATCTCAAAATTTAAAAGATTTAGGATTTGAGTTATTCCGTCTAAAAACAGGAACACCGCCGCGTGTTGCAGCTGATAGTGTTGATTTTTCTAAAACAGAAATTCAACCTGGAGATGATGTTATTCGTGCCTTTAGTTTTGATACAAAAGAACATTTACCACTTGAGGATCAAGTTCCTTGTTATTTAACTTATACAGGAGAAGAAACACACCGTATTATTATGAGTAATTTAGAGCGTTCATCGATGTACTCTGGTGTCGTTGAGGGAGTTGGGCCTCGTTATTGCCCATCTATTGAAGATAAAATTGTTCGCTTTAATGATAAACCACGTCATCAAATCTTTTTAGAGCCAGAAAGTAAACACATTCCTGAAATTTATGTTCAAGGATTTTCAAGTAGTTTACCACGTGAAGTTCAAGAAGAAATGATTCGTACAATTCCTGGTCTTGAAAATTGCCGTGTTGTCAAATATGCTTATGCGATTGAGTATGACGCGATCAAACCAGTTCAGTTATGGCCATCACTTGAAACAAAGTTAGTTAAAAACTTATATAGTGCAGGACAAATCAACGGAACGAGTGGATATGAAGAAGCTGCTGGTCAAGGAATTATGGCCGGAATTAATGCTGCGCTTCGCGTTCAAGGAAAAGATCCATTAATTTTAAAACGAAGTGAAGCCTATATTGGAGTTTTAATTGATGATTTAGTTACAAAAGGAACGTTAGAACCTTATCGTTTATTAACATCTCGTGCTGAATATCGTTTATTATTACGTCATGACAATGCTGATTTACGCTTACGTGAGTACGGTCGTCAAGTTGGATTAGTAAATGATGAAAAGTATGAAGCCTTTTTACATAAAAAAGCAGAAATTGCAGCTGAAAAAGAACGTTTATCAGAAATTAAAATTACCCCTAAAGGCAATACGAATGATTATTTAGCAACGATTCCATCATCGCCACTTAAAGATGGAATTACAGCTTTAGAACTTTTAAAACGACCAGAAATAACTTATGAACATATTCATCATTTAATCGAAGAGAAAAACGAAGCAATCTCACAAGAAGCAATTGAGCAATTAGAGATCCAAGTGAAGTATGAAGGATATATTAATAAGGCCCTTCAACAAGTAGAAAAAGTTCAAAAGGTTGAAGAGAAAAAAATTCCAGACTCTATTGATTATGATGATGTACCAAACTTAGCTATTGAAGCTAAACAGAAGTTAAAAGATATTCGTCCATTAACAATCGGGCAGGCAAGTCGTATTTCAGGTGTAAATCCTGCAGATATTTCAATTTTAATGGTCTACATTGAATCAGGTCGTGCAAATAAAATCAGTGAATAA
- a CDS encoding mechanosensitive ion channel family protein encodes MNAFFLTQVLEKIQLNLSSVNKVLADKIENFIATDRLNEILVNIGFKVISVLLVLIIMSIIRRFVKNLIKKAFAVNIERIQKVTGGTERRKETFESLALNIWRYTINILTILWLLSIFVPLDKLLIASSGIFVVIGFAAKSMLDDITMGFFIIFEDLFSVGDFIEIDGNTGTVTEIGLRSVKIRVVTGETVIIPNGNIGKVINHSVSNGQALLDIGIAYEADLDKAISVLERVGQEAFDQYEEILQMPQVLGVQELADSSVVIRMTAEVEPLKQWYIQRELRRLIKLAFDRENVEIPYSKMVVYQKNEESGSNE; translated from the coding sequence TTGAATGCATTTTTTCTGACTCAGGTACTAGAAAAAATCCAATTAAACTTATCGTCAGTCAATAAAGTACTGGCTGATAAAATCGAAAATTTCATTGCAACGGATCGACTGAATGAAATATTAGTGAATATCGGATTTAAAGTGATTAGTGTTCTTTTAGTTTTAATTATTATGTCAATTATTCGCCGTTTTGTTAAAAATTTGATCAAAAAAGCATTTGCGGTGAATATTGAACGTATTCAAAAAGTGACAGGTGGAACAGAAAGACGTAAAGAAACTTTTGAAAGTTTAGCTTTAAATATTTGGCGTTATACGATTAACATCTTAACAATCTTATGGCTATTATCAATCTTTGTGCCACTCGATAAATTATTAATCGCATCAAGTGGGATCTTTGTTGTGATTGGATTCGCAGCAAAAAGTATGCTAGATGATATTACAATGGGCTTTTTTATCATTTTTGAAGATTTATTCTCAGTTGGAGATTTTATTGAAATCGACGGAAACACTGGAACTGTAACGGAAATCGGATTACGTTCGGTTAAAATTCGCGTCGTAACAGGTGAAACGGTGATTATTCCAAATGGTAACATAGGTAAAGTTATCAATCATTCAGTTTCAAATGGACAAGCACTTTTAGATATTGGAATTGCTTACGAGGCTGATTTAGATAAAGCTATTTCTGTTTTAGAGCGTGTGGGGCAAGAAGCTTTTGATCAATATGAAGAAATCTTACAAATGCCTCAAGTTTTAGGCGTACAAGAGCTTGCTGATTCATCTGTTGTCATCCGTATGACGGCAGAAGTTGAGCCATTAAAACAGTGGTATATTCAACGAGAATTACGCCGATTAATTAAACTAGCCTTTGATCGTGAGAATGTTGAAATTCCTTATTCTAAAATGGTTGTTTATCAAAAAAATGAGGAGAGTGGATCAAATGAATAA
- a CDS encoding ParB/RepB/Spo0J family partition protein, which produces MSTNRLGRGLGALFQEHDIESIESFEQVKEGEVIHQLEVNSLRPNPYQPRKYFDENKIKELAMSIKEHGVFQPIIVKKDIKGYIIIAGERRYRAAQKAGLDTIPAIVREFNDHLMMEYALIENLQREDLTAIEEAEAYRLLMQKLDLTQERLGERLGKSRAYIANTMRLLQLPRAVQDDIENNVISVGHGKVLAGLKDEELVLKLTNIIKEKQISVRELEELVKQVGAEQPEEKKPKKELNPHLEYVESNLKSYFGTKVKIKEKQGKGQIIIDYVTMDDLNRLLEMMGLE; this is translated from the coding sequence ATGTCGACTAATAGATTAGGAAGAGGTTTAGGTGCACTATTTCAAGAGCATGATATTGAAAGTATTGAGTCGTTTGAACAAGTAAAAGAGGGAGAAGTTATCCACCAATTAGAGGTGAATAGTTTAAGACCCAATCCTTATCAACCACGAAAATATTTTGATGAGAATAAAATTAAAGAATTAGCGATGTCAATTAAAGAGCATGGTGTTTTTCAACCAATCATCGTTAAAAAAGATATTAAAGGTTATATTATTATTGCAGGGGAACGTCGCTATCGTGCCGCACAAAAGGCAGGATTAGATACAATTCCAGCGATTGTCCGTGAATTTAACGATCATTTAATGATGGAATATGCCTTAATTGAAAACTTACAACGTGAAGATTTAACTGCCATTGAAGAAGCAGAAGCTTATCGCCTGTTAATGCAAAAATTAGATTTGACTCAAGAACGTTTAGGTGAACGTTTAGGTAAAAGTCGTGCATATATTGCAAATACAATGCGATTATTGCAGCTACCACGTGCCGTTCAAGATGATATTGAAAATAATGTAATTTCAGTAGGTCACGGAAAAGTTTTAGCAGGTTTAAAAGATGAAGAATTAGTTTTAAAATTAACCAATATTATTAAAGAAAAACAGATTTCAGTGCGTGAACTAGAAGAACTTGTTAAACAAGTTGGAGCAGAGCAACCTGAAGAAAAGAAACCTAAAAAGGAATTAAACCCACATTTAGAGTACGTGGAATCTAATTTGAAGTCTTATTTCGGAACAAAGGTGAAGATTAAAGAAAAACAAGGAAAAGGTCAGATCATTATTGATTATGTGACAATGGATGACTTAAATCGTTTACTCGAAATGATGGGGTTAGAATAG
- the rsmG gene encoding 16S rRNA (guanine(527)-N(7))-methyltransferase RsmG has product MTPEQFYEKLKEFNIELTEEQKWQLNRYYELLVEWNEKMNLTGITEINEVYLKHFYDSLIGFLMFKDIHSCQTLCDVGSGAGFPALPVKIVFPHLKMDLVDSLGKRVNFLNHVIAETKLKNITAYHSRAEEYAAKHRESFDIVTARAVARLNILSELCVPLVKEDGYFIALKGQTGDEELVESKKALETFGVEIIDVKHIELPEEAGSRTNIYTKKYKKTPKKYPRAYGQIKNKPLK; this is encoded by the coding sequence ATGACACCGGAACAATTTTATGAGAAGTTAAAAGAATTTAACATTGAATTAACGGAAGAACAAAAATGGCAATTAAATCGTTATTACGAGTTATTAGTTGAGTGGAATGAAAAAATGAATCTAACAGGTATTACAGAAATTAATGAAGTTTATTTAAAACATTTTTATGATTCATTAATTGGATTTTTGATGTTTAAAGATATCCACAGTTGTCAAACATTATGTGATGTTGGATCAGGGGCAGGATTTCCGGCATTACCAGTTAAAATCGTTTTTCCACATTTAAAGATGGATTTAGTCGATTCCCTCGGAAAACGCGTAAATTTCTTAAATCATGTGATTGCTGAAACAAAACTAAAAAATATTACAGCCTATCATTCACGTGCTGAAGAATATGCGGCAAAACATCGTGAATCATTTGATATTGTAACGGCTCGTGCTGTAGCCCGTTTAAATATTTTATCGGAGCTTTGTGTTCCTTTAGTAAAAGAAGATGGATACTTTATCGCATTAAAGGGGCAAACTGGAGATGAGGAATTAGTCGAGTCAAAAAAAGCCTTAGAAACATTTGGCGTAGAGATTATTGATGTTAAACATATCGAACTTCCAGAAGAAGCGGGATCACGTACTAACATTTATACAAAAAAATACAAAAAAACACCGAAAAAGTATCCTCGAGCATATGGGCAAATCAAAAATAAACCATTAAAATAG
- a CDS encoding ParA family protein codes for MGKIIAITNQKGGVGKTTSSINLSASLAYLGHKVLLVDMDPQANASTGIGVYKGDAELTVFDLLVDEIPTNQVILKTNEENLFLIPSSQELAGFESMIVMEKDREFKLLPKLEQVKDYFDYIVIDCPPSLGLLTINALSAADSTLIPVQCEYYALEGLTQLLNTIRIVQRRLNRNLSIEGVLLTMLDRRTRLGLDVINEVKLYFKEKVFNTIIPRLVRLSEAPSFGKSIIAYDQKSSAAQFYIDLAKEVVKNNVD; via the coding sequence ATGGGGAAAATTATCGCTATAACGAACCAAAAAGGTGGAGTTGGTAAGACGACATCTAGTATTAACTTATCAGCATCCTTGGCTTACTTGGGTCATAAAGTATTACTTGTTGATATGGATCCCCAAGCTAACGCCTCTACTGGTATCGGTGTGTATAAAGGCGATGCTGAGTTAACAGTTTTTGATTTATTAGTGGATGAAATTCCAACTAATCAAGTTATTTTAAAAACAAATGAAGAAAACTTATTTTTAATTCCATCATCACAAGAATTAGCTGGTTTTGAATCAATGATTGTCATGGAAAAAGATCGTGAATTTAAGTTATTACCAAAACTTGAACAGGTAAAAGACTATTTTGATTATATTGTGATCGATTGCCCACCATCACTAGGACTTTTAACAATTAATGCATTATCAGCAGCAGATTCGACATTAATTCCAGTACAATGTGAATATTATGCATTAGAAGGATTAACACAGTTATTAAATACGATTCGTATTGTTCAGCGCCGATTAAATCGAAATTTATCGATTGAAGGTGTTTTATTAACGATGCTTGATCGTCGTACACGTCTAGGATTAGATGTCATTAATGAGGTTAAGTTATATTTTAAAGAAAAGGTGTTTAATACGATTATTCCACGTCTAGTCCGCTTAAGTGAGGCGCCGTCATTTGGAAAGTCAATTATTGCTTATGATCAAAAATCGTCAGCTGCTCAATTTTATATTGATTTAGCTAAAGAGGTGGTTAAAAATAATGTCGACTAA
- the noc gene encoding nucleoid occlusion protein — protein MFNIFSRDDSRNQPKDEVTQLPISKIVPNKYQPRNIFNDEKILELSESIKEHGVIQPIVVRKFKDGYEIIAGERRYRASKLIGLSNVPAIIRDYDDKQSASIAIVENIQREDLTAIEEAVAYKQLIDLHGITQAALAKQMGKSQSTIANKIRLLNLSETVQQAVLERKVTERHARALLLVKDEVLQLQLLEKIIEKDLNVSETERLIEETLNPKEKATKPQTISRMPRDCRIAMNTFKQAIMMVEKTGMKVEHETEEFDDSYVIKISLPKHKR, from the coding sequence GTGTTTAACATTTTTTCAAGAGATGATTCACGGAATCAACCTAAAGATGAAGTAACTCAGTTGCCTATCTCGAAAATCGTTCCGAATAAATATCAACCAAGAAATATTTTTAATGATGAAAAAATTTTGGAATTATCAGAATCAATTAAAGAACATGGTGTTATCCAACCCATTGTTGTTAGAAAATTTAAAGATGGTTATGAGATCATTGCTGGAGAGCGACGTTATCGAGCATCTAAATTAATTGGATTATCTAATGTTCCTGCCATTATTCGTGATTATGACGATAAACAATCAGCTTCGATTGCGATTGTTGAAAATATTCAACGCGAAGATTTAACTGCGATTGAAGAGGCAGTTGCTTATAAACAATTGATTGATTTACATGGAATTACTCAAGCTGCATTGGCTAAACAAATGGGAAAATCTCAATCAACCATTGCGAATAAAATTCGTTTATTGAATTTATCTGAGACGGTTCAACAGGCAGTGTTGGAGAGAAAGGTAACGGAACGTCATGCACGTGCGTTGTTACTGGTTAAGGATGAAGTGCTTCAATTACAACTTTTAGAGAAGATTATTGAGAAAGACTTAAATGTGTCTGAAACCGAGCGTTTAATTGAAGAAACGTTAAATCCAAAAGAAAAAGCAACTAAGCCGCAAACGATTTCTCGTATGCCAAGAGATTGTCGAATTGCGATGAATACATTTAAACAAGCTATTATGATGGTTGAGAAAACAGGTATGAAAGTAGAGCATGAAACCGAAGAGTTTGATGATTCTTATGTGATTAAAATTTCATTACCTAAACATAAGCGCTAA